A genomic stretch from Desulfonispora thiosulfatigenes DSM 11270 includes:
- the glgD gene encoding glucose-1-phosphate adenylyltransferase subunit GlgD codes for MKNTMGIIMTTKSDKILKGLTKDRSMAAVPFGGRYRLIDFPLSNMVNAGIVNIGIIVSHKFRALTDHLGSGKEWGLNKKNEGLFILPSDSPGILNKTLRIDLKDIYVNIDYIERSFEKYVVIAGVNIIHSIDLKELISNHIQKESDITLTYKVVDRNEEIYSDCAFIDINDQDRVIRIDKDNDSWDMDKLSLEVCILERELLLEILEVAVKSGIWDFEDLLNRNMEELKVYGYEHEGYVANINSLDNYYKYSKGLLDPNIQQELFFKNGKIRTKTKDGPPTNYRSSSTIKNALVSSGCLIEGTLESSLLSRNVKIGENSLVRNSIIMQSCHIEENVVLENVILDKNVHVTKGKVLKGSENNIILIGKNTVI; via the coding sequence ATGAAAAATACAATGGGTATTATTATGACAACTAAAAGTGATAAAATACTAAAAGGCTTAACCAAAGATAGGTCTATGGCGGCAGTACCATTTGGAGGAAGATATAGATTAATTGATTTTCCTTTATCAAATATGGTTAATGCAGGAATCGTTAATATTGGGATAATTGTTTCTCATAAGTTTAGGGCACTTACAGATCATTTAGGATCAGGCAAGGAATGGGGGTTAAATAAAAAAAATGAGGGTTTATTTATTTTACCCTCTGATAGTCCAGGGATTTTAAATAAAACATTAAGAATAGATTTAAAAGACATCTATGTAAATATAGATTATATTGAAAGATCATTTGAAAAGTATGTAGTAATAGCAGGTGTTAATATAATTCATTCAATTGATCTTAAGGAATTAATTTCAAATCATATTCAAAAAGAAAGTGATATAACGTTAACATATAAAGTTGTAGATAGAAATGAAGAAATATATTCTGATTGTGCTTTTATTGATATTAATGATCAAGATAGAGTTATCAGGATAGATAAAGATAATGATTCTTGGGATATGGATAAATTATCATTAGAAGTTTGTATTTTAGAAAGAGAATTACTATTAGAAATACTTGAAGTAGCAGTAAAGTCTGGTATTTGGGATTTTGAAGATTTATTAAATAGAAATATGGAAGAATTAAAAGTCTATGGTTATGAACATGAAGGATATGTAGCTAATATAAATTCATTAGATAATTACTATAAGTATAGTAAAGGGTTACTTGATCCAAATATTCAACAAGAACTATTTTTTAAAAATGGTAAAATTAGAACTAAAACTAAAGATGGTCCACCTACGAATTATAGATCAAGTTCAACTATTAAGAATGCATTAGTATCAAGTGGATGTTTAATAGAAGGAACATTAGAATCAAGCCTATTATCTAGAAATGTCAAAATAGGTGAAAACTCACTTGTAAGAAATAGTATAATTATGCAAAGCTGCCATATCGAAGAAAATGTAGTTTTAGAAAATGTAATTTTAGATAAAAATGTTCATGTTACAAAAGGAAAGGTTTTAAAAGGTAGTGAAAACAATATTATTTTAATCGGTAAAAATACTGTTATATAG
- a CDS encoding alanine/glycine:cation symporter family protein, producing the protein MNFQQIFVSIDNFIWGPPLLILLVGTGVYLSFRLKFLQIFRLPLALKFAFKKDKDDNNCEGDVSSFAALCTALSATIGTGNIVGVATAIKLGGPGALFWMWMAAFFGMATKYAEGLLAVKYREVDENGQMSGGPMYYIKNGLGHKPYSMFLAKSFSFFGIGVALFGIGTFPQVNAIVESTNIVFNIPIIMTAAIITTLVALVTLGGIKSISRVAEFCVPFMAIVYIIGCLAVLIVNYTAVPAAFSFIITSAFTPTAATGGFLGSTMILAMRMGVARGVFSNESGLGSAPIASAAAKTKDPAKQGLIAMTGTFIDTIVVCTMTGLVLTLTGAWSSDLSGAAMTNYAFTEGLNIIGQYIVTIGLMFFAFTTILGWNYYGERCTEFLFGIKGILPYKLIFIVLVASGAFLELELIWTIADIVNGLMAIPNLIALISLSGVVVFETKKYFNELEQSNMLKSSKVVEVN; encoded by the coding sequence ATGAATTTTCAACAAATTTTTGTGAGTATAGATAATTTTATTTGGGGACCGCCCTTATTAATTCTTTTAGTTGGAACAGGTGTATATTTAAGTTTTCGCTTAAAGTTTTTACAGATATTTCGTTTGCCTTTAGCGCTTAAGTTTGCATTTAAAAAGGACAAGGATGACAATAATTGTGAAGGGGATGTATCTAGTTTTGCTGCTCTTTGTACAGCCCTTTCGGCAACTATCGGTACGGGGAATATAGTAGGTGTAGCTACTGCAATTAAACTAGGAGGACCAGGTGCCTTATTTTGGATGTGGATGGCTGCTTTCTTTGGTATGGCAACAAAGTATGCAGAAGGATTGTTAGCTGTAAAATATAGAGAAGTAGATGAAAATGGTCAAATGTCTGGTGGTCCTATGTATTACATTAAAAATGGTTTAGGACATAAACCATATAGTATGTTTTTAGCTAAATCATTTTCATTTTTCGGGATAGGTGTTGCACTTTTTGGTATAGGTACCTTTCCTCAAGTAAATGCAATTGTTGAATCAACAAATATTGTTTTTAATATTCCAATCATTATGACAGCAGCAATAATTACAACATTAGTTGCTTTAGTTACTTTAGGTGGAATAAAAAGTATTTCTAGAGTTGCTGAGTTTTGTGTTCCTTTTATGGCCATAGTCTATATCATTGGATGTCTTGCAGTGTTAATAGTTAACTATACAGCTGTACCTGCAGCATTTAGTTTTATTATTACAAGTGCCTTTACTCCAACAGCAGCAACAGGAGGATTTTTAGGGTCTACGATGATATTAGCAATGAGAATGGGGGTTGCACGAGGAGTTTTTTCTAATGAATCTGGTCTAGGTAGTGCTCCTATAGCTTCAGCAGCTGCTAAAACAAAAGATCCAGCTAAACAAGGTTTAATTGCTATGACTGGAACTTTCATTGACACAATAGTAGTTTGTACTATGACAGGATTAGTTTTAACTTTAACTGGTGCATGGAGTAGTGATTTAAGTGGTGCTGCAATGACTAATTATGCTTTTACTGAAGGTTTAAATATAATTGGTCAATATATTGTAACAATTGGTCTTATGTTTTTTGCTTTTACAACAATATTAGGTTGGAATTATTATGGGGAACGTTGTACAGAATTTTTATTTGGAATAAAAGGAATTTTACCTTATAAATTAATTTTTATAGTATTAGTTGCTTCAGGTGCTTTTTTAGAATTAGAATTAATTTGGACAATTGCAGATATAGTTAATGGGTTAATGGCTATACCTAACTTAATAGCTTTAATTAGTTTAAGTGGTGTAGTTGTATTTGAAACTAAAAAATACTTCAATGAATTAGAACAATCCAATATGTTAAAAAGTTCTAAGGTAGTAGAAGTTAACTGA
- a CDS encoding alpha-glycosidase, with protein MEKAWIYHNSYEEYYRNPFGAVTCDREITLRIAVKCNSKIENILLALKKSKDNTETNLQMNFEENKDNYTIYKVTFKTSINPGLLWYYFIIQVNGDKLFYGNNAKQKGGEGQILNTLPPAYQITVYKKNQTPSWYKEAVFYQIFVDRFHNSCGEGKFLSLKDKSLLHSSWNDSPMYFKNPDGSIKRWNFFGGNLQGIIDKLSYLHDLGINAIYLNPIFEASSNHKYDTGDYKKIDPMFGDEETFRDLCKKANELGINIILDGVFSHTGSDSIYFNKEGSYSEIGAYQSQDSPYYKWFKFSNHPHEYESWWGIGTLPNVHELEPSYVDFIIENDDSVIKHWLKCGAKGWRLDVADEQPDEFIKKIRNAMKEYDPESMLMGEVWEDASNKVSYSELREYFWGDELDSVMNYPFRKTLLEYVLGQKDAENTYIDFMSLFENYPKDIFYSTLNLIGSHDVPRILTLLGDAGTEQNLSDYDKEHYRLNGDQFNLAKKRLKLLTLIQFTFPGMPCIYYGDEVGMEGFSDPYNRGTYPWGKEDYELLTWYKKVIALRKNNKIFINGDWEPVFFNKEVFGYIRKDGEKYAYCIFNRNVWEGSKVKINLKQDGNYINLLNTDEIFNNNNKQIEVLLAPLEGKIISNL; from the coding sequence ATGGAAAAGGCTTGGATTTACCATAATTCCTATGAGGAATACTATCGTAATCCTTTCGGTGCAGTTACATGCGATAGAGAAATAACGCTTAGAATAGCTGTAAAGTGTAATAGCAAAATCGAAAACATATTATTAGCTTTAAAGAAAAGTAAAGATAATACTGAAACAAACCTTCAGATGAACTTTGAAGAAAATAAGGATAATTATACTATATATAAAGTGACCTTTAAAACATCAATTAATCCAGGTTTATTGTGGTATTATTTTATCATTCAGGTAAATGGGGATAAGCTTTTTTATGGTAATAATGCTAAACAAAAAGGTGGAGAAGGACAAATTTTAAATACACTTCCACCAGCTTATCAAATAACAGTATATAAAAAAAATCAGACGCCTAGTTGGTATAAGGAAGCAGTATTTTATCAAATTTTTGTGGACCGTTTCCATAATAGTTGTGGAGAAGGTAAATTTTTAAGTTTAAAAGATAAATCGTTACTTCATTCTAGTTGGAACGATAGTCCCATGTATTTTAAAAATCCAGATGGAAGTATTAAAAGGTGGAACTTTTTTGGTGGAAATTTACAAGGAATTATTGATAAATTAAGTTATTTACATGATTTAGGTATAAACGCAATATATCTAAATCCTATTTTTGAAGCATCAAGTAATCATAAATATGATACAGGTGATTATAAAAAAATAGATCCTATGTTTGGAGATGAAGAAACCTTTAGGGATTTATGTAAAAAGGCGAATGAATTAGGTATAAATATTATTTTAGATGGTGTATTTAGCCATACAGGTAGTGATAGTATTTACTTTAATAAAGAAGGAAGCTATTCAGAAATTGGAGCTTATCAGTCACAAGATTCTCCATATTATAAGTGGTTTAAATTTTCCAATCATCCTCATGAATATGAAAGCTGGTGGGGGATAGGAACTTTACCAAATGTCCATGAATTAGAACCCTCCTACGTAGACTTTATTATTGAAAACGATGATAGTGTAATTAAACATTGGTTAAAGTGTGGAGCAAAAGGGTGGAGACTAGATGTAGCAGATGAGCAACCTGATGAATTCATTAAAAAGATAAGAAATGCGATGAAAGAATATGATCCTGAATCCATGCTAATGGGTGAGGTTTGGGAAGATGCATCTAATAAGGTAAGCTATAGTGAATTACGTGAATATTTTTGGGGCGATGAGCTTGATTCCGTAATGAATTATCCTTTTAGGAAAACACTATTAGAATATGTGCTAGGACAAAAAGATGCAGAAAACACATATATTGATTTTATGAGTTTATTTGAAAATTACCCAAAGGATATTTTTTATAGCACATTAAACTTAATAGGTAGTCATGATGTTCCAAGGATTCTAACTTTATTAGGTGATGCAGGAACAGAGCAAAATTTAAGTGATTATGATAAAGAACATTATAGATTAAATGGTGATCAATTTAATCTCGCTAAAAAACGTTTAAAACTATTAACCTTGATTCAGTTTACTTTTCCAGGTATGCCGTGTATTTATTATGGAGATGAAGTAGGGATGGAAGGATTTTCAGATCCCTATAATAGAGGAACATACCCTTGGGGAAAAGAGGATTACGAACTTTTAACATGGTATAAAAAAGTTATAGCTCTTAGAAAAAATAATAAAATATTTATTAACGGTGATTGGGAGCCAGTTTTCTTTAATAAAGAAGTATTTGGTTATATAAGAAAAGATGGAGAAAAATACGCATATTGTATTTTCAATAGAAATGTATGGGAAGGCTCTAAAGTAAAGATTAATTTAAAACAAGATGGAAACTATATAAACTTACTAAATACGGATGAGATATTTAATAACAATAATAAACAAATAGAAGTATTATTAGCTCCTTTAGAGGGTAAGATAATTAGTAATTTATAG
- a CDS encoding segregation and condensation protein A gives MNKGNHIFLEKFEGPLALLLHLIEREKIDIYDIPIAEVTKQYLKYIYDAQSLNMDIASEFLVMASKLLAIKAKMLLPKPEKPIIEEDSKEELVARLLEYKRFKELAEKLHENEMLMKKVYSREFDENDLLKHIEISNPVENIEIIDLTNAFKAILKNINEQEPIFEINREQVVLEDCMDEILDQLNISKTGITFNILFTTKKSKLQIVVTFLALLELIKLKKVKVAQNNPFSTIIVFNS, from the coding sequence ATGAATAAAGGAAACCATATATTTCTAGAAAAGTTTGAAGGACCTTTAGCTTTATTATTACATTTAATAGAAAGAGAAAAAATTGATATTTATGATATACCCATTGCTGAAGTTACCAAGCAATATCTAAAATATATTTACGATGCCCAAAGTTTAAATATGGATATTGCAAGTGAGTTTTTAGTTATGGCGTCAAAGCTTTTGGCCATAAAAGCTAAAATGCTGTTACCAAAACCCGAAAAACCCATCATTGAAGAAGACTCAAAAGAAGAATTAGTAGCAAGACTACTTGAATATAAACGGTTTAAGGAATTAGCTGAAAAATTACATGAAAATGAAATGTTGATGAAAAAGGTATATTCCAGAGAATTTGATGAAAATGACTTATTGAAACATATAGAAATAAGTAATCCTGTAGAGAATATCGAAATAATTGATTTAACCAATGCTTTTAAAGCTATTTTAAAAAATATAAATGAACAAGAACCTATTTTTGAGATAAATCGTGAACAAGTAGTTTTGGAAGATTGTATGGACGAAATATTAGATCAATTAAATATCTCTAAAACAGGAATTACCTTTAATATTTTATTCACAACTAAGAAAAGCAAATTACAAATCGTAGTAACATTTTTAGCTTTATTAGAATTAATAAAATTAAAAAAAGTAAAAGTAGCCCAAAACAATCCATTTAGTACGATAATTGTTTTTAACTCTTAA
- a CDS encoding glucose-6-phosphate isomerase: MEQSALWDRYKKYLYLNNTLGIYIDISRMNFSDNYFEEIKPKIETAFKDMESLEKGAIANPDEKRMVGHFWLRNPSLAPKPEIREEISETILKIKEFSSKIHKGEILSSTGKMFKRVLLVGIGGSALGPQFVANALQDNDTKLQISFLDNTDPDGFDRLFAKIKDELDQTIVLVISKSGGTKETSNGMEETKEIFSKTNLTFSKHFVAITGKYSKLHKLALQEDWLEIFPLWDFVGGRTSETSAVGLLPAALQGIDIDELLRGAKECDEQTRRNDICQNPAAILALMWYYFTQGVGGKEMVIIPYNDRLQLFSKYLQQLIMESLGKEKDLNDNIVNQGIAVYGNKGSTDQHSYVQQLLDGPDNYFITFMEVLKKRSKTSIILEDKVTSGDYLHAFLLGTRNALTKKQKQSITITVDEITPYSIGVLIALYERAVGLYASLVNINAYHQPSVESGKKIATLTINLQKDLLSFLDNNRGKKYTPLEIATEIGQNTEIETIFKTLQHLTANMNFNVEKDNHEDVFSTKYFIKAN; the protein is encoded by the coding sequence ATGGAGCAATCAGCATTATGGGATAGATACAAGAAGTATTTGTATCTTAACAATACTTTAGGAATATATATAGATATTAGTCGTATGAATTTTTCTGATAATTATTTTGAAGAAATTAAACCAAAAATTGAAACTGCTTTTAAAGATATGGAAAGTTTAGAAAAGGGTGCTATAGCAAATCCTGATGAAAAAAGAATGGTAGGACATTTTTGGTTAAGAAATCCTTCTTTAGCCCCAAAGCCAGAAATAAGAGAAGAAATTTCAGAGACTATTTTAAAAATTAAAGAGTTTAGCTCTAAAATACATAAAGGAGAGATATTATCCTCTACTGGTAAAATGTTCAAAAGGGTCTTATTAGTAGGAATAGGTGGTTCGGCTTTAGGACCTCAATTTGTTGCAAATGCATTACAAGATAATGATACTAAATTACAAATATCATTTTTGGATAATACAGATCCTGATGGATTTGATAGATTATTTGCCAAAATAAAAGATGAATTAGACCAAACCATTGTATTAGTGATTTCTAAAAGTGGTGGAACTAAAGAAACTAGTAATGGGATGGAAGAAACTAAAGAAATCTTTTCTAAGACCAATTTGACTTTTTCTAAGCATTTTGTTGCAATTACAGGTAAATATAGTAAGCTTCATAAACTAGCTTTACAAGAAGATTGGTTAGAAATCTTTCCATTATGGGATTTTGTAGGTGGAAGGACATCAGAAACATCTGCGGTAGGCTTATTACCTGCGGCCCTCCAAGGTATTGATATTGATGAATTACTTAGGGGTGCTAAAGAGTGCGATGAGCAAACAAGGCGAAATGATATCTGTCAAAACCCAGCAGCTATATTAGCATTGATGTGGTATTATTTTACTCAAGGAGTTGGGGGAAAGGAAATGGTAATTATCCCCTATAATGATAGATTACAATTGTTTAGTAAGTATTTACAACAATTAATTATGGAATCATTAGGTAAAGAAAAAGACCTAAATGATAATATAGTAAATCAAGGAATAGCCGTATATGGAAATAAGGGTTCTACTGATCAACATTCATATGTTCAGCAATTGTTAGATGGTCCTGATAATTACTTTATTACTTTTATGGAAGTATTAAAAAAACGAAGTAAAACGTCAATTATCTTGGAAGATAAGGTAACAAGTGGAGATTATTTACATGCATTTTTATTAGGCACACGTAATGCTTTGACCAAAAAACAAAAGCAATCTATAACCATTACTGTAGACGAGATAACCCCTTATTCTATTGGTGTATTAATTGCTTTATATGAAAGAGCAGTTGGACTATATGCTAGTTTAGTAAATATTAATGCCTATCATCAACCTAGTGTTGAAAGTGGTAAAAAAATTGCTACACTTACGATAAACTTACAAAAAGATTTACTGAGTTTTTTAGATAATAATAGAGGAAAAAAGTATACTCCGTTAGAAATAGCAACGGAGATAGGACAAAATACTGAAATTGAAACGATATTTAAAACATTACAACATTTAACTGCAAATATGAATTTTAACGTTGAAAAGGATAATCATGAAGATGTTTTTTCTACAAAATATTTTATAAAGGCTAACTAA
- a CDS encoding glucose-1-phosphate adenylyltransferase, whose product MSKKECVAMLLAGGQGSRLGVLTRQLAKPAVPFGGKYRIIDFPLSNCKNSGIDTVGVLTQYKPFILNSYIGIGSTWDLDSSIDGGVYLLPPHMREDGGKWYKGTANAIYQNIDFIEDHDPEYVLIISGDHIYKMDYSIMLDYHKEKNADATIAVIEVTLDEASRFGIMNANSNDKIYEFEEKPEHPKSNLASMGIYIFNWKVLKEYLMEDEKNLNSKNDFGKNIIPSMVEDEMNVYAFKHEGYWKDVGTIESFFDANMDLLDGKSELNLFDEKTKVYSKSLTLPPHYIAETAKVSNSFIADGCQVYGQVEHSILFPGVYVGKDTVIKDSVIMPNVKTGEKCKIKKSIVCENTYIGECSTIGVYDAYKNTNNNYPEITVIGENVIIPSNTNIISGNTINCCDEDKNIGMIS is encoded by the coding sequence ATGTCTAAAAAGGAATGCGTAGCTATGTTACTAGCAGGGGGGCAGGGAAGTAGACTTGGTGTATTAACACGTCAACTTGCGAAACCTGCTGTACCTTTTGGCGGCAAATATCGTATTATTGATTTTCCTTTAAGTAATTGTAAAAACTCTGGTATTGATACGGTAGGTGTTCTAACTCAATATAAACCATTTATTCTTAATTCTTATATAGGAATAGGAAGCACTTGGGATCTTGATAGCTCAATAGATGGAGGAGTATATTTACTCCCCCCTCATATGAGGGAAGATGGAGGTAAATGGTACAAGGGAACAGCTAATGCTATTTACCAAAACATTGATTTTATTGAAGATCATGACCCTGAATATGTTTTAATTATTTCGGGCGATCATATTTATAAAATGGATTATTCAATTATGTTAGATTACCATAAAGAAAAAAATGCTGATGCAACAATTGCAGTAATAGAGGTTACCTTAGATGAGGCTAGTAGATTCGGAATTATGAATGCAAATAGTAATGATAAAATATATGAATTTGAAGAAAAACCAGAACATCCTAAAAGTAATTTAGCTTCTATGGGTATTTATATTTTCAATTGGAAAGTATTAAAAGAATATTTAATGGAAGATGAAAAAAACTTAAATTCTAAAAATGATTTTGGAAAAAATATAATTCCATCTATGGTTGAAGATGAAATGAATGTGTATGCGTTTAAACATGAAGGATACTGGAAAGATGTCGGGACTATTGAGAGCTTCTTTGATGCTAATATGGATTTATTAGATGGAAAATCAGAATTAAATCTTTTCGATGAAAAAACTAAAGTATATTCAAAGAGCCTAACTTTACCACCACATTACATTGCTGAAACGGCAAAGGTTAGTAATTCTTTTATCGCAGATGGTTGTCAAGTTTATGGGCAAGTTGAACATTCAATACTTTTTCCCGGTGTTTATGTAGGAAAAGATACTGTAATAAAGGATTCAGTGATTATGCCAAATGTAAAGACAGGTGAAAAATGTAAGATTAAAAAAAGTATTGTTTGTGAAAATACTTATATTGGTGAGTGTTCTACTATTGGTGTATATGATGCTTACAAAAATACAAATAATAATTATCCGGAGATAACAGTAATTGGAGAAAATGTTATAATACCTTCAAATACTAATATTATAAGTGGTAATACGATTAATTGTTGTGATGAAGATAAAAATATTGGCATGATTAGCTAG
- the glgA gene encoding glycogen synthase GlgA — protein MKVLYAAAESAPFVQSGGLGEVIGSLPKYLKKQQVDVRVILPKYEDINDVFKDKMKYITDFLVPIGWRKQYCGISKLIHENITFYFVDNEYYFKRKGLYGYPDDGERFAFFNKAVLEALPYLDFTPDIIHCHDWHTGMLSVLLDSNYKNNPFYQNIKTVYSIHNLKYQGVFPRSVLTELFNLSENYFVTDKLEFYGDINFMKGGIVFSNLVTTVSKSYAEEIKYPYFGENLDGLLRQKEYKLRGILNGIDFEKFDPQKDKNLFVNYKNSLSKKNKNKIKLQEQLGLPVNENTPIISIVSRLANQKGLDLVERILDEMLNLDIQMVVLGTGEKKYEDMFKYFAYKYPTKLSLNLYFEGSIAQKIYAGSDLFLMPSLFEPCGLGQLIALRYGTIPIVRETGGLKDTIVPFNEYTDKGNGFSFANYNAHELLFTIKRALSFYQDKKLWSKLVERATKEDNSWEKSSLEYKNLYQELIDIK, from the coding sequence ATGAAAGTACTTTATGCGGCAGCTGAAAGCGCACCTTTTGTCCAAAGTGGAGGATTAGGAGAGGTTATAGGATCTTTACCAAAATATTTAAAAAAGCAACAAGTAGATGTGCGAGTTATTTTACCAAAATATGAAGATATCAATGATGTCTTTAAAGATAAAATGAAATATATTACAGATTTTCTTGTACCCATAGGATGGAGAAAACAGTATTGTGGGATTAGTAAATTAATTCATGAAAACATTACTTTCTATTTCGTCGACAATGAATATTATTTTAAAAGAAAAGGCTTATATGGATACCCCGATGATGGGGAACGTTTTGCGTTTTTTAATAAAGCTGTATTAGAAGCTTTACCTTATTTGGATTTTACCCCTGATATCATTCACTGCCATGATTGGCATACTGGGATGCTAAGTGTATTACTTGATAGTAATTATAAAAACAATCCTTTTTATCAGAATATTAAAACAGTTTATTCAATACATAATCTTAAATATCAAGGCGTTTTTCCTAGATCAGTTTTAACTGAGTTGTTTAATTTAAGTGAAAATTATTTTGTGACAGATAAATTAGAGTTTTATGGGGATATTAATTTTATGAAAGGTGGTATAGTTTTTTCTAATTTAGTTACTACGGTTAGTAAAAGTTATGCTGAAGAAATTAAATATCCCTACTTTGGAGAAAATCTAGATGGACTTCTTAGACAAAAGGAATATAAATTAAGAGGTATTTTAAATGGTATAGACTTTGAGAAATTTGACCCTCAAAAAGATAAAAACTTATTTGTGAATTATAAAAATTCTTTATCAAAAAAGAACAAAAATAAAATAAAATTGCAAGAACAACTTGGTTTACCAGTAAATGAAAATACACCTATTATTTCCATTGTGTCGCGCTTAGCAAATCAAAAAGGTTTAGATTTAGTTGAACGTATATTAGATGAGATGTTAAATCTTGATATTCAAATGGTTGTTTTAGGAACAGGAGAAAAGAAATACGAAGATATGTTTAAATATTTTGCTTATAAATATCCGACTAAGTTATCCCTTAATCTATATTTTGAGGGAAGTATTGCTCAAAAAATATATGCAGGATCTGATTTGTTTTTAATGCCTTCGCTTTTTGAACCCTGCGGACTAGGGCAATTAATTGCACTACGATATGGAACTATTCCAATAGTAAGGGAAACAGGTGGTTTAAAAGATACAATTGTCCCATTTAATGAGTATACAGATAAAGGTAATGGTTTTAGTTTTGCAAATTATAATGCTCATGAATTATTATTTACGATTAAACGAGCTCTTAGTTTTTATCAGGATAAAAAGTTATGGTCTAAGTTAGTAGAAAGAGCTACTAAAGAAGATAATAGCTGGGAGAAATCTTCCTTAGAATATAAGAATCTTTATCAAGAATTGATAGATATTAAATAA
- the malQ gene encoding 4-alpha-glucanotransferase: MQLNRATGTLLHPTSFPGRYGIGDLGIPAYQFIDFLAESKQRLWQILPLNPVGFNGSPYQSYSAFANNHLLISVDELVSEGLLDKEDIYTYDFNPSKIEWKVINDFKDDLLHKAFRNFSTKYKDENFNLFINKNAYWLNNYALFMALKNHFKGLPWNQWDEDIKNRDNDALIKYKKSLKTEINYHLFLQYYFYKQWKKLKTYANNKNIEIIGDIPIFIAEDSCDVWVYPHYFKLDDHGIPLKVAGVPPDYFSETGQRWGNPLYCFEVMQKNDYLWWRQRITNLLEYVDYIRIDHFRGFESYYEIPANEETAINGKWVKGPGEQFFSTLKMYLGDLPLIAEDLGIITPEVINLKDKFNLPGMKVLQFIEKESITENNKSQNNVYYTGTHDNDTLLGWYKKKSKLSKEITKDMCFSFIESLYFSKAKWVITPLQDLLVLDSKDRMNVPGTTLGNWSWRYLEDDLKLVDSKQLASLILKYDR; this comes from the coding sequence ATGCAGTTAAATCGTGCTACAGGTACTTTGCTACATCCTACTTCTTTTCCAGGAAGATATGGTATAGGTGATCTAGGTATACCGGCATATCAATTTATAGATTTTTTAGCCGAAAGCAAACAAAGGCTGTGGCAAATACTTCCTCTTAATCCTGTAGGATTTAATGGTTCTCCTTACCAAAGTTACTCGGCTTTTGCTAATAATCACTTATTAATAAGCGTAGATGAATTAGTTAGTGAAGGGCTACTAGACAAAGAAGATATATATACTTATGATTTTAATCCTTCTAAGATTGAGTGGAAAGTTATAAATGATTTTAAAGATGACTTGCTCCACAAGGCTTTCAGAAATTTTTCAACTAAATATAAAGATGAAAATTTTAATCTTTTTATAAATAAAAATGCTTATTGGTTAAATAATTATGCTCTATTTATGGCACTTAAAAATCATTTTAAGGGTTTACCTTGGAATCAGTGGGATGAAGATATTAAAAATAGAGATAATGATGCATTAATAAAGTATAAGAAGAGTTTAAAAACAGAAATTAATTATCACTTATTTCTGCAATATTATTTTTATAAGCAATGGAAAAAATTAAAGACATACGCTAACAATAAAAACATCGAAATAATCGGAGACATTCCAATCTTTATAGCCGAGGATAGCTGCGATGTATGGGTTTATCCTCACTACTTTAAATTGGATGACCATGGAATACCGCTTAAAGTAGCTGGAGTACCACCAGATTATTTTAGTGAAACAGGACAAAGATGGGGTAACCCTTTATATTGTTTTGAAGTAATGCAAAAAAATGATTATTTATGGTGGAGACAAAGAATCACAAATTTATTAGAATATGTTGACTATATTAGAATAGACCACTTTAGAGGTTTTGAGTCATATTATGAAATACCAGCAAACGAAGAAACGGCAATAAATGGTAAATGGGTCAAAGGACCTGGAGAACAGTTTTTTTCTACTTTAAAAATGTATTTAGGAGATTTACCATTGATAGCAGAAGATTTAGGAATTATAACTCCAGAGGTAATTAATTTAAAGGATAAATTTAATTTACCTGGTATGAAAGTTTTACAATTTATCGAAAAGGAATCTATTACTGAAAATAATAAATCACAAAACAATGTTTATTATACAGGTACTCATGACAATGATACCCTTTTAGGTTGGTATAAAAAGAAAAGTAAATTAAGCAAAGAAATCACTAAGGACATGTGTTTTAGTTTTATTGAATCTTTATATTTTAGTAAAGCTAAATGGGTTATTACTCCTTTACAAGACCTTTTAGTCTTAGACAGTAAAGATCGTATGAATGTTCCAGGAACCACTTTGGGAAACTGGAGCTGGCGTTACCTAGAAGATGATTTAAAGCTAGTGGACTCTAAGCAACTAGCATCATTAATACTGAAATATGACCGCTAG